In the genome of Clostridium cylindrosporum DSM 605, one region contains:
- the truA gene encoding tRNA pseudouridine(38-40) synthase TruA, which translates to MRNIKLTLEYDGTNYCGWQRQINGISIEETLEKVIIDLFEEDIKILGSSRTDSGVHARGQVVCFKTKSTIPTHKIPGAINSRLPRDIVVVYAEEVDMDFHPIYSTKGKMYSYRIINRKMEPALMRNYYWHVGYNLNFEHMQKAATYFIGEHDFSSFKSQGGSTKDSIREIYSLNLTKDGDYITVTIEGNGFLYNMVRIIVGTLIDVGRGRIPYDSIGDIIKSKDRRRAGITAQAHGLYLEKVYY; encoded by the coding sequence ATGAGAAATATAAAGCTTACATTAGAGTATGATGGTACTAATTACTGCGGATGGCAAAGACAAATTAATGGAATTTCTATAGAAGAAACTTTAGAAAAGGTTATCATAGACCTTTTTGAAGAAGATATTAAGATACTGGGTTCTAGTAGAACAGATTCAGGAGTTCATGCTAGGGGGCAGGTGGTATGCTTTAAAACTAAAAGCACCATACCTACACACAAAATCCCAGGTGCAATTAATTCAAGACTTCCAAGGGATATCGTTGTTGTTTATGCTGAGGAAGTAGATATGGATTTTCATCCAATATATTCTACCAAGGGAAAAATGTATTCTTATAGAATCATTAATAGAAAAATGGAGCCAGCATTAATGAGAAATTATTATTGGCATGTAGGATATAATCTAAACTTCGAACATATGCAAAAAGCAGCTACCTACTTTATAGGAGAGCATGATTTTTCATCATTTAAATCTCAAGGAGGCTCTACTAAGGATTCAATCAGAGAAATATATAGCTTGAATCTTACAAAAGATGGAGACTATATAACTGTAACCATAGAAGGAAATGGTTTTCTATATAATATGGTTAGAATAATTGTAGGTACTCTTATAGATGTTGGTAGGGGAAGAATACCCTATGACTCTATAGGTGATATTATAAAGTCTAAAGATAGAAGACGTGCAGGTATTACAGCACAGGCACATGGACTCTATCTTGAAAAAGTTTACTATTAA
- a CDS encoding energy-coupling factor transporter ATPase, which yields MSIKVDNLTYKYGVGTPFEKIALNGVTLEIKDGEFIGLIGHTGSGKSTLIQQFNGLLKPTSGNIYINEVCITEKDADLNKIRQKVGLVFQYPEYQLFEETIEKDVSFGPKNLGLSDEEVLDRVKRALKVVGIDYNKYKDVSPFDLSGGQRRRIAIAGVLAMEPEVLILDEPTAGLDPKGRDEILREIKNLHNEYKMTIILVSHSMEDMANVADRLIVMSKGSNVLMGPPKEVFKEVETLEEIGLAVPQITYLVRELRLRGFDISDDIITVEEAKKAILDLLRRDNNA from the coding sequence ATGTCGATTAAAGTAGATAATTTAACATATAAATACGGTGTTGGAACTCCCTTTGAGAAAATAGCACTTAATGGAGTTACACTTGAAATAAAAGATGGTGAGTTTATAGGGCTTATAGGACATACTGGTTCTGGTAAGTCTACTCTTATTCAACAATTTAATGGGCTATTAAAGCCTACTAGCGGAAATATTTATATAAATGAAGTATGTATAACTGAAAAAGATGCGGATCTTAATAAAATAAGACAAAAGGTGGGACTGGTATTTCAGTACCCAGAATATCAGCTTTTTGAGGAAACAATTGAAAAGGACGTCTCTTTTGGACCTAAGAATCTTGGACTATCTGATGAAGAAGTATTAGATAGAGTAAAAAGAGCTCTTAAGGTAGTTGGCATAGATTATAATAAGTATAAGGATGTATCACCATTTGATTTAAGTGGTGGACAAAGAAGAAGAATAGCAATAGCAGGTGTTCTTGCTATGGAACCGGAAGTACTTATATTAGATGAACCAACTGCAGGACTTGATCCTAAAGGAAGAGATGAAATATTAAGAGAGATAAAAAATCTTCATAATGAATATAAAATGACAATAATTCTAGTGTCTCATAGTATGGAAGATATGGCGAATGTAGCAGACAGACTTATAGTAATGTCTAAGGGTAGTAATGTATTAATGGGTCCACCTAAGGAAGTATTTAAGGAAGTTGAAACTCTAGAGGAGATAGGGCTTGCAGTTCCTCAAATAACTTATCTTGTACGAGAGCTTCGTCTAAGAGGGTTTGATATAAGTGATGATATTATTACTGTTGAGGAAGCAAAAAAAGCCATACTTGATCTTTTAAGGAGAGATAACAATGCTTAA
- a CDS encoding energy-coupling factor transporter ATPase, whose amino-acid sequence MSKDMLSTRNVYFSYRTEDSEKLVLNDVSVSIKEGEFVVILGHNGSGKSTLAKHFNAILLPKDGDVFVEELNTKEENSIWNIRQKAGMVFQNPDNQIVATIVEEDVAFGPENLGVPPEEIRVRVDEALTAVNMIDYKEHGPHLLSGGQKQRVAIAGVLAMKPRCIILDEPTAMLDPSGRREVISTIKKLNREENITIVLITHYMEEAAQADRIIVMDSGNPIIEGTPREVFKEVEKLKTIGLDVPQMTELSYKLRQSGVALKEDILTIEEMVDEICRLK is encoded by the coding sequence ATGAGTAAAGATATGTTATCTACTAGAAATGTTTATTTTTCATATAGAACAGAGGATTCAGAAAAGCTAGTTTTAAATGATGTAAGTGTTTCTATAAAAGAAGGCGAATTTGTTGTTATCCTTGGACATAATGGTTCAGGTAAATCAACACTTGCTAAGCATTTTAACGCAATACTTCTACCAAAAGATGGGGATGTATTTGTTGAGGAGCTTAATACAAAAGAAGAAAATAGTATATGGAATATAAGACAAAAAGCAGGAATGGTATTTCAAAATCCAGATAATCAAATAGTTGCAACTATCGTTGAGGAAGATGTGGCATTTGGACCTGAAAATCTTGGGGTGCCTCCAGAGGAAATAAGAGTAAGAGTTGATGAAGCATTAACCGCAGTAAATATGATTGACTATAAAGAACATGGTCCACATCTTTTATCAGGTGGACAAAAGCAAAGAGTGGCTATAGCAGGAGTACTTGCTATGAAACCAAGGTGTATCATACTTGATGAACCGACAGCTATGCTTGATCCATCAGGAAGACGAGAAGTTATTTCTACTATTAAAAAGCTTAATAGAGAGGAAAACATTACTATTGTTCTTATAACACACTATATGGAAGAGGCAGCACAGGCGGATAGAATCATAGTAATGGATTCTGGAAATCCTATAATTGAAGGAACTCCAAGGGAAGTATTTAAAGAAGTTGAAAAACTTAAAACAATAGGACTTGATGTACCTCAAATGACTGAACTTTCATATAAATTGAGACAAAGCGGAGTAGCTTTAAAGGAAGATATTTTAACCATAGAAGAGATGGTGGATGAGATATGTCGATTAAAGTAG
- a CDS encoding energy-coupling factor transporter transmembrane component T family protein, which produces MLKDITIGQYIPGKSFVHKLDPRVKILLSLLYIAVLFIVNNLYGYIAVAGFTFLTIVIAKIPPKFIFKGLKPILWIIVFTAVLNLFLTPGEVIYRFGPLKITDQGASTAIFMILRLVFLIIGTSILTLTTSPIALTDGIERLLNPFKKIGLPAHELAMMMTIALRFIPTLIEETDKIMKAQMARGADFESGSIVKRAKSLVPILVPLFISSFRRAEDLATAMEARCYRGGEGRTRLKQLKVEKRDYLATFSLMILLIISILSRQL; this is translated from the coding sequence ATGCTTAAAGACATAACAATAGGACAGTATATTCCTGGAAAATCATTTGTACATAAACTTGACCCGAGAGTAAAGATATTATTGTCGTTATTATATATAGCTGTACTATTTATAGTAAATAACTTGTATGGTTACATAGCCGTGGCAGGGTTTACTTTTTTAACAATAGTTATAGCAAAGATACCACCAAAGTTTATCTTTAAGGGCTTAAAGCCTATACTTTGGATTATAGTATTTACTGCAGTACTAAACTTATTTCTAACACCTGGAGAGGTAATATATAGATTTGGTCCACTTAAGATAACAGATCAAGGTGCTTCCACAGCTATATTTATGATTTTAAGGCTTGTATTTTTAATTATTGGAACATCGATATTAACACTTACAACATCGCCAATAGCATTAACAGATGGAATAGAAAGACTTTTAAATCCATTTAAAAAAATAGGACTTCCTGCCCATGAACTTGCTATGATGATGACCATAGCTTTAAGATTTATACCAACTCTAATAGAAGAGACAGATAAGATAATGAAAGCACAAATGGCGAGGGGAGCTGATTTTGAATCAGGTTCCATAGTCAAAAGAGCAAAAAGCCTAGTACCAATTCTTGTACCATTATTTATAAGCTCATTTAGAAGAGCAGAAGATCTTGCAACAGCTATGGAAGCAAGATGTTATAGAGGTGGAGAGGGAAGAACTAGACTTAAGCAGCTTAAGGTAGAAAAGCGAGATTACTTGGCAACTTTTTCACTAATGATATTACTTATTATATCTATATTAAGTAGGCAGTTATAA